Proteins found in one Clostridium kluyveri DSM 555 genomic segment:
- the fabK gene encoding enoyl-[acyl-carrier-protein] reductase FabK, protein MINTVFSNMMGIKYPIIQGGMARIADSSLAAAVSNAGGVGIITGNAPLEWVRNEIRKAKELTDKPFGVNIMLLSETAEAVAKMACEEKIKFVTTGAGNPGKYIDMWKKYDIKVIPVVASVALAKRMERAGVDAVIAEGCESGGHIGELTTMALVPQVVDAVSIPVIAAGGIGDGRGAAAAFMLGAEGIQLGTRFLVARECTVPKSYKDKVLRSKDIDTQVTGRATGHPVRVLRNKLTRKFQLLEKQGASLEQYEELGKGALAKAVVDGDVENGSVMAGQIVGLVNKEQSCSEIIEEIFEECKNSIEKINNMFEK, encoded by the coding sequence ATGATTAATACTGTATTTTCCAATATGATGGGAATAAAATATCCAATTATCCAGGGAGGAATGGCCCGTATTGCAGATAGTTCTTTAGCAGCTGCAGTATCTAATGCAGGAGGAGTTGGGATAATTACAGGGAATGCACCTCTTGAGTGGGTAAGAAATGAGATACGCAAGGCTAAGGAACTTACGGATAAACCTTTTGGTGTGAACATAATGTTGCTTTCAGAAACCGCTGAGGCTGTGGCTAAAATGGCATGTGAAGAAAAGATAAAATTTGTTACTACAGGGGCAGGTAATCCAGGAAAATACATAGACATGTGGAAAAAGTATGATATAAAGGTTATACCTGTGGTTGCATCTGTAGCATTAGCCAAAAGAATGGAAAGAGCAGGAGTAGATGCTGTTATTGCAGAGGGATGTGAGTCAGGAGGACATATAGGAGAACTCACAACCATGGCATTAGTTCCTCAGGTAGTAGATGCTGTAAGTATTCCTGTAATTGCAGCAGGAGGTATAGGTGACGGAAGAGGAGCAGCAGCAGCTTTTATGCTTGGAGCAGAGGGTATACAACTTGGAACCAGATTTTTAGTTGCAAGAGAGTGTACAGTTCCAAAAAGCTATAAAGATAAAGTATTAAGATCGAAGGATATAGATACTCAAGTTACAGGAAGAGCTACAGGTCATCCTGTACGTGTTTTGAGAAATAAACTTACTAGAAAATTTCAATTGCTGGAAAAGCAAGGGGCATCCCTCGAACAATATGAAGAATTGGGAAAAGGAGCTCTTGCAAAGGCTGTAGTAGATGGGGATGTAGAAAATGGTTCTGTTATGGCAGGACAGATAGTAGGACTTGTAAATAAAGAACAAAGTTGTAGTGAAATAATAGAAGAAATATTTGAGGAATGCAAAAATAGTATTGAGAAGATAAACAATATGTTTGAAAAATAG
- the fabD gene encoding ACP S-malonyltransferase — MGKIAFLFSGQGAQYLGMGEDLFENINVCKEIFQQADNELGVSISNICFKGPEEDLNRTENTQPAILTTSIAALKALESFDIKADITAGLSLGEYSSLVYSGVMKFEEAVVLVKKRGKYMQEAVPEGRGTMAAIMGLNYWDVEKICNDCSYLGTVELSNINCPGQVVIGGEVEAVKAACSAAKDKGARKVVELIVSGPFHTSMLKPASEKLEEELKNISINQFSMPVVTNVTGEIIEKVDDVKPYLKKQVMSTVLFEKSINTMIEFGVDTFIEIGPGRVLSGFVKKVNRKVRALNVQDIKSLNSTVEKLRNG, encoded by the coding sequence ATGGGCAAAATAGCATTTTTATTTTCGGGTCAGGGAGCACAGTATTTAGGTATGGGGGAAGATCTCTTTGAAAATATAAACGTATGTAAAGAGATATTTCAACAGGCAGATAATGAATTAGGAGTTTCCATAAGTAATATATGTTTTAAAGGGCCGGAAGAAGATTTGAATAGGACTGAAAATACACAACCGGCAATTTTAACAACTAGCATAGCAGCGTTGAAAGCTTTAGAAAGTTTTGATATTAAGGCTGATATCACTGCAGGGTTGAGTCTTGGAGAATATTCGTCACTTGTATATAGCGGCGTTATGAAATTTGAGGAAGCTGTAGTTTTAGTAAAAAAAAGGGGAAAATATATGCAAGAAGCAGTCCCAGAAGGTAGAGGTACTATGGCTGCAATTATGGGATTAAATTATTGGGATGTGGAAAAAATATGTAATGACTGCAGTTACTTGGGAACAGTAGAACTTTCAAATATTAATTGTCCAGGTCAAGTTGTAATAGGCGGGGAAGTAGAAGCAGTGAAAGCTGCTTGTAGTGCAGCTAAAGATAAGGGTGCACGTAAGGTAGTAGAGCTTATTGTTAGTGGCCCTTTTCATACATCTATGCTAAAACCTGCTTCGGAAAAGCTAGAAGAAGAATTGAAGAATATATCTATAAATCAGTTTTCTATGCCAGTTGTAACAAATGTCACTGGAGAAATAATTGAAAAGGTTGATGATGTAAAGCCTTATCTCAAGAAACAGGTTATGAGTACAGTACTTTTTGAAAAAAGTATAAATACTATGATAGAATTTGGAGTAGATACTTTTATAGAGATAGGTCCTGGAAGAGTATTAAGTGGATTTGTAAAGAAAGTAAATAGAAAGGTACGTGCTTTAAATGTTCAGGATATAAAAAGTCTAAATAGTACTGTGGAAAAATTAAGAAATGGATAG
- the fabG gene encoding 3-oxoacyl-[acyl-carrier-protein] reductase: protein MDNLNKKVALITGGARGIGKAISLKLAEQGFYIVVNYRSSSNLIDELIKEVEKRGSKAIAVCGDVSIFEDAKNIIKEAVSAFGRIDVLVNNAGITKDGLILRMKEEDFDQVINVNLKGTFNCIRHVSPIMVKQRSGKIINVSSVVGIAGNAGQVNYSAAKAGIIGVTKSTARELASRGINVNAVAPGFIKTDMTDTLSDKVKENTLNGIPLKRFGTADDVANVIAFLASPSADYLTGQIINIDGGMVM, encoded by the coding sequence ATGGATAATTTAAATAAAAAAGTGGCTTTAATTACAGGAGGAGCTAGGGGAATTGGAAAGGCTATTTCACTTAAATTGGCAGAACAGGGATTTTATATAGTAGTAAACTATAGAAGCAGCTCGAATCTTATAGATGAATTAATAAAGGAGGTTGAGAAAAGAGGAAGCAAGGCTATTGCTGTTTGTGGAGATGTAAGTATATTTGAAGATGCAAAAAATATCATAAAAGAAGCAGTTAGTGCTTTTGGAAGGATAGATGTATTGGTAAATAATGCAGGCATAACTAAAGATGGATTAATACTTAGAATGAAAGAAGAAGATTTTGATCAGGTTATAAATGTAAATTTAAAAGGAACATTTAATTGTATAAGACATGTAAGTCCAATAATGGTGAAACAGCGAAGTGGAAAAATAATAAATGTATCTTCAGTAGTAGGTATAGCAGGCAATGCAGGTCAGGTAAATTACTCTGCGGCAAAGGCAGGAATAATAGGAGTTACAAAGTCCACGGCCAGAGAATTGGCATCAAGGGGGATAAATGTAAATGCTGTGGCACCAGGATTTATAAAGACAGATATGACAGATACCTTATCAGACAAGGTGAAGGAAAACACATTGAATGGTATACCATTAAAAAGATTTGGAACAGCTGATGATGTAGCAAATGTAATAGCCTTTTTAGCTTCTCCTAGTGCGGATTATTTAACAGGACAAATAATAAATATAGATGGTGGAATGGTAATGTAA
- a CDS encoding acyl carrier protein — MIFNRIKKIIVEQLDLDEKDIEKNTSFKELKVDSLELFQIIIDIEEEFDVQIEDAESIKTVQDAVKIVEEKINIK, encoded by the coding sequence ATGATTTTTAATAGGATAAAAAAGATTATAGTAGAACAGCTTGATTTAGATGAAAAGGATATAGAAAAAAATACTTCTTTTAAAGAGCTTAAAGTGGATTCTTTAGAATTATTTCAAATAATAATTGATATAGAAGAGGAATTTGATGTTCAAATAGAAGATGCGGAATCAATAAAAACTGTTCAAGATGCAGTAAAAATTGTAGAAGAAAAAATTAATATAAAATAG
- a CDS encoding beta-ketoacyl-ACP synthase III — protein MNKVEIAGLGSYVPPKILDNNDLSLIVDTNDEWIRCRTGIRQRRISQGENTSEMATKAAINAMKSANIKAEDIDLIVVATITPDNFIPSTACIVQKNIKAVNATCFDISAACSGLIYGLDIGTQFIRSGRFKVVLAIGAETLSKILNWQDRSTCILFGDGAAAAILQMGEEESILSMYTGSDGFQGDALTCPAVPVNNPCTTSDFQKSVVTMDGKAIFKFAVKILVKSVKMLLKEQEVTLEEIKYIIPHQANYRIIECAAKILKVDIDKFYINLDLYGNTSAASVGIALDEVYKKNLVEKGDKVLIIGFGGGLTYGGLLINVI, from the coding sequence ATGAATAAAGTAGAAATTGCAGGTTTAGGAAGTTACGTTCCACCTAAAATTTTAGATAATAATGATCTGTCTTTAATAGTGGATACCAATGATGAATGGATAAGATGTAGAACAGGAATAAGGCAAAGGAGAATATCACAGGGAGAAAACACTTCAGAAATGGCTACAAAAGCAGCTATAAATGCTATGAAAAGTGCAAATATAAAGGCGGAAGATATTGATCTTATAGTGGTTGCAACCATTACACCAGATAACTTTATACCTTCTACAGCATGTATAGTACAAAAAAATATTAAAGCTGTTAATGCTACTTGTTTTGATATATCTGCAGCCTGTTCTGGACTTATATATGGATTAGATATTGGAACACAGTTTATACGTTCAGGAAGATTTAAAGTGGTACTTGCAATAGGAGCTGAAACTCTTTCTAAAATACTTAACTGGCAGGATAGAAGTACCTGTATTTTGTTTGGAGATGGGGCCGCTGCTGCTATTTTACAAATGGGAGAAGAGGAGAGTATACTTTCTATGTATACAGGATCTGATGGATTTCAAGGAGATGCTTTAACCTGTCCTGCAGTTCCGGTAAATAACCCCTGTACTACATCAGATTTTCAAAAAAGTGTAGTAACTATGGATGGTAAAGCTATATTTAAATTTGCAGTAAAGATTTTGGTAAAGTCTGTGAAAATGTTACTTAAGGAACAGGAGGTTACCTTAGAAGAAATTAAATATATAATTCCTCATCAAGCTAATTATAGAATAATAGAATGTGCTGCTAAAATATTGAAGGTAGATATAGATAAATTCTATATTAATCTGGACCTATATGGAAATACATCTGCAGCTAGTGTGGGAATAGCTTTGGATGAGGTATATAAAAAGAATTTGGTAGAAAAGGGAGATAAAGTTCTTATTATAGGTTTTGGAGGAGGATTAACTTACGGAGGATTATTGATTAATGTAATTTAA